A region from the Cannabis sativa cultivar Pink pepper isolate KNU-18-1 chromosome 9, ASM2916894v1, whole genome shotgun sequence genome encodes:
- the LOC115723002 gene encoding amino acid transporter AVT1H yields MWNKICKGIGIKSNKCSSQNKNQIASEYYSSSSRICEACVEESQIVCKCNHQNENEIHHHHHHDNNDNGTINNGSHHHANSSFAHAVINMTGMLIGLGQLSVPYALENGGWCSVFLLLLLGIICAYSCLLLGKCLEKSPKSRSYSDIGEEAFGGKGKAIVGVFIYLEIFMTLVSYTISLHDNIITVFKGVIIDHNRVQLKFPIWAKLSTSHLLTTIAVLVALPSLWLKNLSSISFLSFGGILMSAVIFSSVASTAIFGGVRPDHKIPVLQIYNIPAISGLYIFSYAGHIVFPNLYVAMKDPSKFTKVTVVSFSLVTTLYTVVAFLGAKLFGPQINPQITLSMPPHFIGTKIALWATVLTPITKYALEFAPFAIQLEHALPSSMTTRAKLITRGFLGSFFLLLILTLALSLPYFQHVLALTGSLLSTAICFILPCAFYIKIYWAHISKPVLALNLFLIGFGISLGLLGTASSTKMLIQTMKRAHHLT; encoded by the exons ATGTGGAACAAAATATGCAAAGGCATAGGGATCAAATCCAATAAATGTTCTTCCCAAAACAAAAACCAAATTGCAAGCGAGTACTACTCATCATCATCTAGAATATGTGAGGCTTGTGTTGAAGAAAGCCAAATAGTGTGCAAATGCAACCaccaaaatgaaaatgaaattcatcatcatcatcatcatgataATAATGATAATGGTACTATTAACAACGGCAGTCATCACCATGCCAACAGCTCTTTTGCTCATGCCGTCATCAACATGACTGGAATGCTCATCG GGTTAGGGCAGTTATCAGTACCATATGCCCTAGAGAATGGAGGATGGTGTTCAGTGTTCCTACTCCTATTACTTGGAATAATATGCGCATATTCTTGTCTTCTACTTGGAAAATGTCTTGAGAAGAGTCCCAAATCCAGAAGCTACAGCGATATAGGAGAAGAAGCTTTTGGAGGCAAAGGAAAAGCCATAGTGGGAGTATTTATATACTTGGAGATTTTCATGACTCTTGTGTCTTATACCATATCCTTGCATGACAATATTATCACAGTCTTTAAAGGG GTGATCATCGATCACAACAGGGTTCAACTTAAGTTTCCAATATGGGCCAAGTTATCAACATCACATCTCTTAACTACCATAGCAGTTTTGGTAGCCTTACCAAGTCTTTGGCTGAAAAATCTGTCCTCAATATCTTTCCTTTCCTTTGGTGGAATTCTCATGTCAGCTGTCATTTTCTCTTCTGTGGCTTCCACAGCCATCTTTGGAGGTGTTAGACCTGACCATAAGATACCAGTTCTTCAAATTTATAACATTCCTGCCATTTCTGGCCTTTATATTTTCAGCTATGCAGGACATATTGTTTTTCCTAATCTATATGTAGCCATGAAAGATCCATCCAAGTTTACCAAG GTGACCGTAGTTAGCTTCAGCCTAGTGACAACACTGTACACAGTGGTAGCCTTTTTGGGAGCAAAACTGTTTGGCCCACAAATAAACCCACAAATCACACTCAGCATGCCACCCCATTTCATTGGAACAAAGATAGCTCTTTGGGCAACAGTCCTCACACCAATTACCAAATACGCACTCGAATTCGCACCCTTCGCCATCCAACTCGAGCATGCCTTGCCTTCCTCCATGACCACTAGGGCAAAGCTCATCACAAGGGGTTTCTTGggttctttctttctcttgcTCATACTAACCCTAGCTCTCTCCCTCCCATACTTCCAACATGTACTCGCCCTCACTGGATCTCTTCTCAGCACTGCCATTTGTTTCATTTTACCTTGTGCCTTCTACATCAAGATATATTGGGCTCACATTTCTAAACCTGTTCTTGCTTTGAACCTTTTTTTGATTGGTTTTGGAATTTCTCTTGGGCTGCTTGGAACAGCTTCATCTACCAAGATGTTGATTCAAACCATGAAGAGAGCTCATCATTTGACTTAG